From a single Peromyscus maniculatus bairdii isolate BWxNUB_F1_BW_parent chromosome 4, HU_Pman_BW_mat_3.1, whole genome shotgun sequence genomic region:
- the LOC102924994 gene encoding olfactory receptor 8H1-like, producing MNTWNYTKKTDFILMGLTDSKKTQLVLSVIFLLIYLVTVLGNIGMMLIIRLDVQLHSPMYFFLTHLSFLDLSFSTVITPKTLENLLTSNKSISFIGCFTQIYFFVLFAATECFLLSSMAYDRYVAICNPLHYSFVMSSRFCSALLTVSYVLGAVDSTAVMICMGTLDFCKSNVINDFFCDAPPLIAMSCSNTHDIEITIYFFAGSTLLLSLITISVSYVSILSTILKINSTTGKQKAFSTCASHILAVTIFYGTLIFTHLKSNKSSSLGMDQVASVFYSIVIPMLNPFIYSLRNKEVKCAVSRVIKKRERALDK from the coding sequence ATGAACACCTGGAACTACACAAAGAAGACTGATTTCATCCTCATGGGGCTGACAGATTCCAAGAAGACCCAGCTGGTTCTCTCTGTGATTTTTCTCCTGATATACCTGGTCACTGTGCTGGGGAACATAGGCATGATGCTGATCATTCGTCTAGATGTCCAACTTCACAGTCCGATGTATTTCTTCCTTACCCACCTGTCATTCCTTGATCTCAGTTTTTCAACTGTCATCACACCTAAAACCTTAGAGAACCTGCTGACTTCAAACAAGAGCATTTCCTTCATAGGCTGTTTCACTCAAATTTACTTTTTTGTCCTTTTTGCTGCTACTGagtgttttcttctgtcttcaaTGGCCTATGATCGGTACGTAGCTATCTGCAACCCTCTACACTATTCATTTGTTATGTCCAGCAGATTCTGCAGTGCCCTTCTTACTGTCTCATATGTGCTTGGAGCTGTGGATTCTACTGCTGTTATGATATGCATGGGAACACTGGATTTCTGCAAGTCTAATGTCATCAATGACTTCTTTTGTGACGCACCCCCACTTATAGCCATGTCTTGCAGCAACACACATGATATTGAAATCACTATATATTTTTTTGCTGGATCTACCCTACTGTTGTCCCTTATTACAATATCTGTGTCTTATGTGTCCATTCTTTCTACCATTTTGAAGATCAATTCAACTACCGGAAAACAAAAGGCCTTTTCAACTTGTGCCTCTCATATCCTGGCAGTTACCATATTTTATGGAACCTTAATCTTTACTCACTTAAAGTCAAATAAGTCCTCCTCCTTGGGAATGGATCAAGTGGCATCTGTTTTCTATAGTATCGTGATCCCCATGCTGAACCCATTCATTtacagtctcagaaacaaagaagTGAAATGTGCTGTCAGTAGAGtcataaagaagagagagagagctctggacAAATAA